AGCTTTTACCCCAAATGGCAGTTGATTTAGCGTCGTCATTTCATCATCCTTCTTATGAGAAATAGATAAGTTTGTGATTGTAAATATAGTATGTTTGAGAATCATTCTCAATACATTTTAATTATCACATTCGATAATTTGATAGAAAATGACAAAGATCAAACCTTATTGACGCAATCAACTCGTTATCGGTTTTTTGAGACGTCAATCCCAATCCAACGAAAACGCGCGATTTCAGCCTAAATCGGGGCTAAAAAGCATTCAATTGCCCCTCTTTTTGCCTATTTTTATGAAGAAGAATTCCGCTAAAAATTCCTCATGACGACGCGGCAAAAAGAGAGGTCTTATCCTATTTATTGATCTACATCAGCATTAGCTGATCCCGATATTGGATCCACACTAATTGAGCTGTTTAATGACGCTCGCATCACTTTGTGACGCAGGAGCATCATTGGGTTCATCGCTTGCTTCATGCTCCGCTTGGTAGATCTCCTGATAGACTGTTTTCGATTTGCAACTTGCAGCACCTTTTGCGCCGCTCATGCAGCCTCCTTTAGATTGACTGCAGCCGCTGCAGCCCTTCTTTTTCACTAATTTAATATAGAGATAGAAGAGCGCAACGCCGAAAAGGGCCAGTACAATGATCGTATCCATGGCTATTTCATATCTTTCACTTGCACCCAGATCACCGCATCTTGGCTCAATTCTTTGCCTTGATACTGATCATCGGGACCAACGCCCACCGCGGCAAAGCCCCACCAGCCCGCTTTCGGAATCCCGAAGGTAAACGTGCCATTGGCATCGGCTTTAATCACCAGCGTCACAAAACTATCTTGCGGCGCTTCAATGTTGGTGGGGCCTGTTTTATTGCCGGTAATATCGATCTCAGAATTTAAATATTCAATCTCAATTTCCGCAAAGGGCACCGGTTTTCCTTCACTCATCACAACGCCTGAAAAGGTGGAATTGGTCCAGATCGCATAGGGTTTTGTGAGCGGGATAATCTCAGTTTTTAGCCCAAGCTCGCTCTCCCAATCGGTTGGCATGCCCGCCACATTCACCACCACTTTAGTGATCTGCTGAATGTAGGTATCTTCATTTTTCTCAAAATAGGGCGCCGGCGTTAACACAAAGAGATGATCCCCCATCCCGCGGGCTTTATAATCGGTCTCAAAAGCATTTGCACGATTGTTAGTGCCCTGCCATGTGATCGATTTAAGCGTCCCTTTCAGGTCGGTTTTTTTCTCTTTATGCACCACATAAAACTCTTCCGGCTCGCCCATATCCATCGTATGTTCATCGGCAAACGGGTGGGTAAAGACGAGCTTTAATGGAATGGTCGCCCCTTGATTGAGCGCCGATTCCGGCGTATAGAGCATCTGAAAGTGAGCGTTAGCACTGCCGCCAAGCATGGCAAAGAGTAACGTGGAAAGCGTAAATAACTTTTTCATGGAGATCCTTTTAATTAAATTTAATTGAATTGAATCGAACTATTTAAATAGGGAATGAGGCAAAATTAATTAATCTGACTGCCTTTTAAGATCACTTGGTGCCCGTCGCCGGCATCAAATACCGCGCTGTAATCGCCCTCTGGCTTCTCAAAATTGACGCTATTGAGCGCATCAAATTTCATCTCGATCACTTTTTTGCCTGCTTGTTCCACATAAAAATTGACGCCGCTTGCGCTACTGCCATCGCTAAATCCGCCTTCGCAGGTGATGGTTTCATCGCCCTCATCAAAGCAAGAAAGGAGCGCGGTGTGGGAAAATGCCGCAGGTGAAAAGACTAAAAGAGCGACGGTTAGGAGTGTTTTTTTCATAATAAAGTCCTCGTTAATGGATAAAATGAATCAATACAACAATGAATAAAAATCGTTACGAATGTCTGTAGGTATATTGGGCGTCCTCACTCTCGGGGAAACGGCGTTTTAGAGGCCGGCGCATAAAGCCCAGCAAGAGGGTAATTCCCACAATGGTGCTGTAGAAATAACCCATCATCTCCGTCCCACTCCAAGCAAAATAATTGCCGAGAGTAAAAAAGAGCGACGCAAAGAGAAGCCCTAGCCCAAAGGGCATAAAGATCGCTAGCAACATTAATTTATAGGAGTTCACATTGAGCTTTACCACCACCATCGAGGCAATGCACGGAGGCGTAAAGATCATGAAGATCAGCATTGCTGCCGCATGAAGGGCGCTATATCCCACCGCATCACTGCTAAAAGCCTCTTCAGCGCGCTCGGCGTTACCCGACTCGTAGATCGATCCGATGGTGGCCACCGCACTTTCCCGCGCGGCAAAGGAGCTTAAAAATGCTACGTTAATGCGCCAATCAAAGCCCGCCCATTCGGTGACCGGCTCTAAAAATCGGCCAAACATTCCTAAAAAGGAGTTACTAATGCGCTCGTTTTTAATCTCATTTTGCAGTAATTGCCCTTGTTGCGAGAGTTTACGAATCTCCCTGTTAATCGCGCGGGCTTCTTTATCGGCAGGCTTAATAAATTTATAAAACTCCGGTGAATTTTGAGCGTATTTAGTATCCACTGCCGCGGCTTTTTCCGGTGATTGGGAGGCGGCCATCCGATCGGCGCGATAGCGATTATTAAGATTAATCAGCGCGTAGATCGCTTTTTTATCGTTCACTTCCGCATAATAAGGCGAGTTTTGAATCGCCTCGTCATACTCCATCAGCATCACATCAACACGATGATCGATCTCAAGCTGTTTCTCTTTTGAAATCCCGGGAAATTGGAGGAGCACAAAGAGCACTACCGCCACCGCCATCACAATCGTTCCCACTTTATGAATGTAGAGCCAAATGCGTTGAATCGCGCGGAGCATCACCCCTTTTAGCGTCGGCAAATGATACGGCGGCAGCTCCATAATAAAGGGCGTACGCTCCCGATGTTTTAAGATGGTGAGCGTTAAAATCCGCGCTATGCTCAGCGCAATAAAGAAAGTAATTGTCGAGATAAAAAACATCATCAGCGACATTGTGCTCGCAAAAAATGCACCCAAAATCAGCGTATAAAAAGGCACTTTCGCCAAGCAATTCATATAGGGCACCGTCATAATGGTCGCAATGCGCGCCTGCTCATCGGCAATGCCTTTCGTTGCCATAATCCCCGGCACCGCGCACCCCCCAACAAACGCACCGCCAAGCACTAACGGAAGCGTCGATTGGCCATGAAGCCCGTAACGATTAAAGACGCGATCGAGCACAAAGGCGATTCGCGGCATATAACCGGTATCTTCCAAAATCGCGATAATCATAAATAAGATAAGGAATATCGGCACATAATTAAGGAGTGCGAGCGCACTGTTCACCAGCCAAATGCCAAGCTCGGTGACAAGCGGTACCTCGATAAAATTAGGCTCAGGAAGGAGCGAGACAATAAAGTTTTTTAAGGTCGCAAGATAGGGCCACGTATAATTGGTGAGCGCATAGCCTTTGACGATGGAGAGCTCGTAGGTGCCATAGATCACCAGCCCCAAAATAAGAAAGGAGAGCCAACGATTGAGCACGACTTTATCAATAAGATTCGTGAGCGTCGGCTTTTTGTCTAAAGGTTCTGACACGCACGCCTCATAGATCAAATTCGCTGCTCGATAACGCTCCGCCGCCACAATCGAATCGATCGTTTGAGCCGTTTTGTTTAGATCTTTATCGTGAACACCCTGATTGTCCCGATCGTCTTGATTGTCAGTCACCGGATGCAACTGCTCCATAAACGCGGGCACACGGTCTTCAATTCGTTCGATTACCGTCTGATTATTTTCTAAGACTTTTAACGCAAGCCAGCGGGGATCAATTTGATTGCACAGTTCAGAAAGTAACGGTTCGGCGGTTAAGAGCGATTCCACTTGATTGAGCTCTGTCTCAATTTCTGAGTAAGTATGGGGGCGCTTTTGAGGCGAAGTATCAACTGCCCCATCGGTTTTCGCCGCTAACATCGCCGTTAAAATCGCTTCTTTGCCGATCCCTTTTGAGCCCACCGCTTCAATGACTGGGACGCCTAGCGCCCCCTCAAGGGCGGCCCGATCAAGGGTTAAGCCGCGGCGTTTTGCGATATCCATCATATTGAGCACCACGATCACCGGTTTACCGATCTCAAGGAGCTGAAAGGTGAGATAAAGACTCCGCTTTAGGCACGAGGCATCAATCACGTTGATAATCACGTCCGGATCATCATCTAAAAGATAGGCCACCGTCGCTTTCTCTTCCATGGAAAAGGCGCTAAAGGAGTAGGTTCCGGGAAGATCGACGAGCTCGATCATCTCCCCTTTGTAACTAAGTCGCGTGCTCTTTTTCTCCACCGTTACGCCGGGATAGTTAGCAACGCGCTGATTGACGCCACTCATCATGGTGAAAATGGTGGATTTCCCGCAGTTTGGTTGCCCCGCTAATGCTGCTTTAATCATGCGCCACCCGATCGATCTCGATCATGCGCGCTTCATCACGACGAAGGGTGACAAAATAGCCCAAAATTTCCACCTCAAGCGGATCGAGCAGCGGCGCTGAACGCACCATCGCCACCTCAGCCCCCGGGATAAATCCCATGTTAAACAGCTTCTGGCGCAATACCCCATCGCTGTGAACGGCTTTAATCACCGCCCGTTGGTTACTCTGTAATCGATCGAGCGCTAGCGGAATCTCTTGGAACATCTCGCACCTTTTATTTAATTCAAAAATATAATGACAATGAGAAGCATTATCAATGAGAGCTTTTAAAAATGCAAACGACTCTCATTAAACGCTAAACCAATTGATATTATGATGTTTTATCCGGTTTTAATTATTTTAGGCGGGATCGGTTCTTGCCATTTATCGCTGATTTTAAGGAATCTTTCTTTGACGAAACCCATTGATTTTATCGTCTTGAGCCACGTTGTAATTGAACTCTATTTTTGTTTGAGAATTATTCTCAATATATTTTATCTATCACTATTCTGGATTTGATAAGGAAAAGTAAAGAAGGTTCAATCTTTTTAAATCAGGGGCTTGCAAAAAGTCGACACAATTTATTATAGTGTGATTTACAGATCATAATATAGATCAAAGTTTAGGGGACCGATTTAAATATAATAATAAAAACATGGCTCACCGCCTCGATTTTTGTGGGCCATAAAGGTAAGGATAGAATCATGATTCACAATGTGCACTTTTTCTGGCAACGCTTTAAAGCGCTCGAATCCTCGTTACAGACACTTCCGGTGAAAACGCGTATGGCGCGCGTCAATCGTCTGCTTAAAGAGTGTGGGATTGAGCTGATTGCAGAGATCTATAAAGAGGCGCCGAATGAGATTATTTTTACCGCCGATGGGGATGTTACCCTCTTTGAAAAGGTGCTTAAGATGGCAGCTTCTGCCCCGCGCTTGCAATACTTTACCATCTACCCGTTTCGCCAAGCCTGCGATGTGACCGATCTCTATCTCGATTGGGATAATGGGCTTCGCCTTGGTCACGATGATATTTTGCTCGATTACAGTTTTGAAAAACGCCGTTTTGCACTCACCATTGCCACCCATAAAACCATTCCCGAAGCGATTTTAGAAGAAGCACAATACCTGGTGTTTTTACTCTTAGATTACGCGCTCGGCGAGTATGAATTTGAGACGAAAGTGGGCCGTGTCGCGTTTGAAAAAAGCCCGGTTCATTTAACAAAAACGCTCTCAATTTCGGAGTTTAGCCAATGCTATAAAGAGTTTTGGCATCAACATTTAGGCCACAGCGGAGTCTATCCTGAGATCGATCATCAAGCGTGGGATTGGTCCTCCTTTGAGCTTATCGATCCTTACGATTCAGTGCCTTTTTTAATGCGCCGGAATGAGACTGCGAACGCCCTTGTGGGCGATCCAAACTACCCCTATTATGTGGAGATCACCCTGCCAGAATCCCACGAAAAAAGCGAAACCTTTGACCGAATTCGCGTTCTCGAAGAGCAGGTCGATGAGGCGCTTCACCGCCTTCGTTACGCCATTCATACCCATAGTATGCGTCATCACATAAATACTCCTCGGCAGACTTTAGGGTATTACGTCAGCGATGTGGAGTGCATTAACAGTTTGCAACAAAAGTTTGTGGAATTTGGCCCAAATCTCGCCATCGATTACCACTACGATCCGGGCTGGAGTCACTATTTGCAATTTGTAGAATAGGGCTTATTTCAAAAGTAGAGCGATTATCATTAAGGTTATTTTAATGCCTTTAATAATCGCTCTTTTGATTATTTTAATAATCTGAAAATCGACTATTATTCATACCATTAATAATCAATTCAATCGATTAGATAGCATCGACACATAAGCCGATCAATTAAGATGCTCAGTTAAACGCGCCACAATGTCATGCTCATTTCGATATTTTGCTAAATCAAGAGCCGTATAACCTTTCGCCACAATCGATGGATCGGCCTGTTGACTTAAAAGGTATTCCACAATCTCCGTTAAGCCCATCTCAGCGGCGCGGTGGAGTGCAGTAAAGCCATTATGATCGGTCGCATTGACGCGGGCATCATGCTCAATTAGCATCTTCACAAGATCCAGCTCTCGAAGCTGTACAGCGTCCATTAGCGGTGTTGTTCCTGCGAGGCTCAATCCTTCCACATCAGCGCCTTTTTCAAGCAGCAGTTCCGCCATTTTTTGATCCTTCGCATAGAGCGACCAATGAAGGGGGCGAAAACCATCTTGCGCCAAAAGCTCAATATCCATGCCCTGCTCTAACTGCGTTTCCACCTCTTCATATTCACCATTGGCGATCGAGATATGGAGCGCCGTGGTTGAGCGAAGTTCCGCGTCCGTTTCATTACGATATTCTTCATCAAAAACGCCCACAATGGCCTTATAACCAAAAAGCACAAACGCCCACACGGCGGCTTCATTGGGCGTGGTTTCCAAAGATTTTGGAAGAGGCACGGGGGTAATATCATTGAGCGCATGGCTTCGCATTAAATAATGGAAAATCGCTTCGGTATAGCGCTCCGTTTCAAGGCTTGCATCATCCAAAAACGCGCCCTCAATCCATTTAACATAGAGCGTATCGCCCTCTTGAGAGACCCGCGCACGCACCACCACTTCCCGTGTCCAACTGCGCACCATATAGATAAACGCGCCATCATAAAAGATCGCCCATTTATGCTCCATCTGCGTCGGGATAAAGAGCGAACCGGGATAGAGTTTATCGGCCACTTTATAGCTCAGTGTGCTCTCAATTTTTCGTTTATTGTCTGGCTGATTACCACTAAAAGATGAGCCATCTTCAATGCCGTACGAACGCGCATGAATCGACGCTTGCGGATCTTTTGACGAGCCGATCATCTGCAGCGTGATGGGGCGAAGATCGATTAACTGTACGCCAAAGGGATTTTTTTCAGCCACGATGGTGGGAAGATGGTCAACTTCAACCGCTTTTTGCGTCATAACGCGCTCCTTTTAAGGTGAATATTTCAATCCAATAACAAGCCCTCTATCTTACCAAACCTTCTATCGTCATAGGGACAAGAGTGATAAAATACTCCCTCATTTTTCGTTCTTTTCGCCCCAATTTCCCCGATTTAATGCCTATGTTTGAGATTCTCTACCACGATGATGCGCTCGTTGCGATCACTAAACCCGCCGGTTATTTTGTGCACCGCTCCATGCTCGATCCCCGCAATAAACAGATCATTTTGCAAAAGTTGCGTCAGC
The window above is part of the Ignatzschineria sp. RMDPL8A genome. Proteins encoded here:
- a CDS encoding ankyrin repeat domain-containing protein; the protein is MTQKAVEVDHLPTIVAEKNPFGVQLIDLRPITLQMIGSSKDPQASIHARSYGIEDGSSFSGNQPDNKRKIESTLSYKVADKLYPGSLFIPTQMEHKWAIFYDGAFIYMVRSWTREVVVRARVSQEGDTLYVKWIEGAFLDDASLETERYTEAIFHYLMRSHALNDITPVPLPKSLETTPNEAAVWAFVLFGYKAIVGVFDEEYRNETDAELRSTTALHISIANGEYEEVETQLEQGMDIELLAQDGFRPLHWSLYAKDQKMAELLLEKGADVEGLSLAGTTPLMDAVQLRELDLVKMLIEHDARVNATDHNGFTALHRAAEMGLTEIVEYLLSQQADPSIVAKGYTALDLAKYRNEHDIVARLTEHLN
- a CDS encoding FeoB-associated Cys-rich membrane protein, encoding MDTIIVLALFGVALFYLYIKLVKKKGCSGCSQSKGGCMSGAKGAASCKSKTVYQEIYQAEHEASDEPNDAPASQSDASVIKQLN
- the feoB gene encoding ferrous iron transport protein B; translated protein: MIKAALAGQPNCGKSTIFTMMSGVNQRVANYPGVTVEKKSTRLSYKGEMIELVDLPGTYSFSAFSMEEKATVAYLLDDDPDVIINVIDASCLKRSLYLTFQLLEIGKPVIVVLNMMDIAKRRGLTLDRAALEGALGVPVIEAVGSKGIGKEAILTAMLAAKTDGAVDTSPQKRPHTYSEIETELNQVESLLTAEPLLSELCNQIDPRWLALKVLENNQTVIERIEDRVPAFMEQLHPVTDNQDDRDNQGVHDKDLNKTAQTIDSIVAAERYRAANLIYEACVSEPLDKKPTLTNLIDKVVLNRWLSFLILGLVIYGTYELSIVKGYALTNYTWPYLATLKNFIVSLLPEPNFIEVPLVTELGIWLVNSALALLNYVPIFLILFMIIAILEDTGYMPRIAFVLDRVFNRYGLHGQSTLPLVLGGAFVGGCAVPGIMATKGIADEQARIATIMTVPYMNCLAKVPFYTLILGAFFASTMSLMMFFISTITFFIALSIARILTLTILKHRERTPFIMELPPYHLPTLKGVMLRAIQRIWLYIHKVGTIVMAVAVVLFVLLQFPGISKEKQLEIDHRVDVMLMEYDEAIQNSPYYAEVNDKKAIYALINLNNRYRADRMAASQSPEKAAAVDTKYAQNSPEFYKFIKPADKEARAINREIRKLSQQGQLLQNEIKNERISNSFLGMFGRFLEPVTEWAGFDWRINVAFLSSFAARESAVATIGSIYESGNAERAEEAFSSDAVGYSALHAAAMLIFMIFTPPCIASMVVVKLNVNSYKLMLLAIFMPFGLGLLFASLFFTLGNYFAWSGTEMMGYFYSTIVGITLLLGFMRRPLKRRFPESEDAQYTYRHS
- a CDS encoding FeoA family protein, with the translated sequence MFQEIPLALDRLQSNQRAVIKAVHSDGVLRQKLFNMGFIPGAEVAMVRSAPLLDPLEVEILGYFVTLRRDEARMIEIDRVAHD
- a CDS encoding DUF4198 domain-containing protein, producing the protein MKKLFTLSTLLFAMLGGSANAHFQMLYTPESALNQGATIPLKLVFTHPFADEHTMDMGEPEEFYVVHKEKKTDLKGTLKSITWQGTNNRANAFETDYKARGMGDHLFVLTPAPYFEKNEDTYIQQITKVVVNVAGMPTDWESELGLKTEIIPLTKPYAIWTNSTFSGVVMSEGKPVPFAEIEIEYLNSEIDITGNKTGPTNIEAPQDSFVTLVIKADANGTFTFGIPKAGWWGFAAVGVGPDDQYQGKELSQDAVIWVQVKDMK